Sequence from the uncultured Draconibacterium sp. genome:
ACAGGACGAGGATGTTTGGGTGGATGCGATGCAACCTCAGTTTCAGCAGCCAATTTGGGATTTGATGCACGAGCGTGCCGAGGATGTGGATGCGCTGGTTGCTGTCAGCAATTATTTTGCCGGTGAAATGAAAAAACGCATGCGTCTGGAAGATAAAAAGGTGCACACATTTTACCTGGGAGTTGATGTGGAGGATTACCCATACATCCCTGTTAAGGAGAAACCGAAAAACGTTGGATATATCTCAAGAATGTGCCACAAAGATGGTTTTGATATTGTGGTGGATGCTTTTATCGGATTGAAAAAGAAAGCCGGTTTTGAAGAGGTGAAATTGATTGCCACAGGAGGTTTGACCGGCGATGATAAAAAGTTTTTTAAAGAACAAAAGCATAAGCTGAAAGAGGCTGGTCTGCTGCATCAGTTTGAAGTGGTGGAAGAGTTTGAAGGAGCTGCCCGCCATGAATTTTTTAAGCAAGTGGCTATGATTTCTGTCCCGGTTCGTATCGGCGAGGCATTCGGCATGTATTTGCTTGAAGCCATGGCATCAGGAGTTCCGGTGGTGCAGCCTGCATTGGGCGCATTTCCGGAGATTGTGGATGTTTCTGGTGGCGGAATAACTTATTCGCCAAACACACCGGAAAAATTGAGTGAAAGCTGGGCAGAACTATTGAATGATCCTGATAAATTAGAA
This genomic interval carries:
- a CDS encoding glycosyltransferase family 4 protein, with the protein product MNIIQIIPGSGGSFYCGNCLRDSKYVDALRKLDHQVVKIPMYLPLFSDEHDISDIPIFYGAISTYLKQVYPIFRKAPAWFDKLLNSKPMMKMAASMAGSTRAKGLEDMTISMLLGEQGEQKEELDKMADWIAEHCKPDVIHISNALLLGLAKRLKEKVGVPVVCSLQDEDVWVDAMQPQFQQPIWDLMHERAEDVDALVAVSNYFAGEMKKRMRLEDKKVHTFYLGVDVEDYPYIPVKEKPKNVGYISRMCHKDGFDIVVDAFIGLKKKAGFEEVKLIATGGLTGDDKKFFKEQKHKLKEAGLLHQFEVVEEFEGAARHEFFKQVAMISVPVRIGEAFGMYLLEAMASGVPVVQPALGAFPEIVDVSGGGITYSPNTPEKLSESWAELLNDPDKLEKLSLAGYEGTGTNFNIHNHAAEIVELYETLRLRSV